From the Priestia koreensis genome, one window contains:
- the panD gene encoding aspartate 1-decarboxylase, with the protein MFRTMMNAKIHRARVTEANLNYVGSITIDEDIIDAVGIVANEKVQVVNNNNGARLETYVIPGQRGSGVICLNGAAARLVQPDDIVIIISYTLVPEEKIASHHPTVAIMDEHNQITQLLKQEPAHTIL; encoded by the coding sequence ATGTTTCGTACGATGATGAATGCAAAAATTCACCGTGCTCGTGTCACGGAAGCTAATTTAAATTATGTAGGTAGCATTACAATTGATGAAGATATTATTGATGCGGTAGGAATTGTAGCTAATGAGAAAGTTCAGGTTGTGAACAATAATAACGGTGCACGCTTAGAAACATATGTGATTCCGGGTCAACGAGGGAGCGGCGTTATTTGTTTAAACGGTGCTGCTGCACGTCTTGTGCAACCGGACGATATTGTGATCATTATTTCGTATACGCTTGTACCGGAAGAAAAAATCGCCAGTCATCATCCGACTGTTGCGATTATGGATGAACATAATCAAATTACACAGCTACTAAAGCAAGAGCCTGCTCATACGATCTTGTAA